The Sphingomonas sp. OV641 genomic interval TACTTTTTACCAAGCCAATGTCGGCTGCGAGGACCGGATCGGATGCCGCCAGTCCACCCCTTCGAGCAGCATCGACAACTGCGCCGGGGTCAATACCGCGACACCGTCCGCAGTCGCCGGCCAGGTGAACCGGCCCCGCTCAAGACGCTTGGCATGGAGCACCAGGCCCTGGCCATCCCACCACAGCAGCTTGACCAGATCGCCGCGCCTGCCCCGAAAGGCGTACACCGCACCGCCGAACGGATCCTGGCGCAGCCGCTGCTGCACCAGCGCCGCCAGTCCGTCGAAGCCCTTGCGCATATCCGTGACACCGGCCGCCAGATACACCCGGACGCCGCCCGGCGGCCCGATCAAGCGAACCCGGCCAGCACGGCCTTCAGCACCCGCGCGTCGATGGGAGGTGCCAGGCGGATGCGCTGCCCGGCCGGGCCGACCACCTCCACCACACCCGGTCCGAGCGGTTCCGGCTGCGGCGTCACGG includes:
- the tnpB gene encoding IS66 family insertion sequence element accessory protein TnpB (TnpB, as the term is used for proteins encoded by IS66 family insertion elements, is considered an accessory protein, since TnpC, encoded by a neighboring gene, is a DDE family transposase.), which translates into the protein MIGPPGGVRVYLAAGVTDMRKGFDGLAALVQQRLRQDPFGGAVYAFRGRRGDLVKLLWWDGQGLVLHAKRLERGRFTWPATADGVAVLTPAQLSMLLEGVDWRHPIRSSQPTLAW